The Peromyscus maniculatus bairdii isolate BWxNUB_F1_BW_parent chromosome 6, HU_Pman_BW_mat_3.1, whole genome shotgun sequence genomic interval GAAAGAGGGGGTCAGATTCACTGGAACTGTAGTTCCAattggttgtgagtcaccctgtgtatgcccagaatcaAATCTGGTTCTCTactagagcagccagtgctctgaatcactgaaccatttctccagtccatatttccttattttttaaattttattttttatttttatgtatgtgtagatgtgtgttgCGTGTGTTtgccatgcatgtgcagatgCTGGAGGAACCTGAACAAGGTGTCACATCCCCAGGGCTGGAGTTActgatgtgggtgccaggaacagaACTTAGTCCTTTGAAAGAGTGGCAAGAGCTCCTGGCTACTCAGTTTGACAATATATACTTTAGAATATTATAAAATGATCCCAttgtgttatttttatatatagataAGAAGTTACTAGTCATGATTGTTTTGAGAATGATTCTGTTTGTCTTAATCATCTTCTTTATGCTTATCAGCGTTagaaattcttctttctttttattctttttttcccccagtattATGGGTTTAGCACAGCTCTTCACCCATGCCTGTCTAATGCTCTACGGATTCTCCTTTTCTCCCATATTAACAAATCTTTTGTTGGAAAAGATTTGCATTGTCTCCTATTACGTATGTAGTAACAATTACACATACATAATTACATGTAATTATGACACATATGTGCATTTGGGTATAGGTCACAACAAAGGTAAAATCAGGTCCCAGCGTCATGGGGATGACTGTAAAAATGAACATCCTATAGATTGGAAATGATGTgctatgttttttaaattgtcaGTAAAATATATTGGGCTAGATACTCAAGAAATGCCCATCTATGAAAACTCTTCACATGGAGTTTGTATTGAAATGAGATGTAGCTGAAGCTGAGGCTGCCTCCAGACCTTATCATGTATATCAGGCTTCCTTAAAACCCATGCTAGTAGGTCCAAGGCTTGGGCCCAGACTTTCTCCAGAAGAACAATACTTTAATAGTTGGAATTTTATTCCTTAAATTCAGTAAACTCAGCTGGTGGGTTTAACATAGTCTTTAATTTTAATGGAGCTCCAGCCACATTGAAGCTCACACTGTTGACAAGGGTCCCCTTTGCCTTACGATGGCTTCTGCTGGATCCTTCCTGTGGAAGGTGCTTCCATCCACACCCCAGGACCAAAGTCAGCCTACTTTTAAAGGACGTTTGAAAACTTCCTACCCCAGGAAGCCTGTTCTCTTCAAGCCCCAAAAGGCTCTTCCCTTTTCTTGTCTTTCAGTCTAAGAACTACAAACAACAGTTAATTCACACCATCAAAAATTTAGAACATGGTGCTCACTGGCACTCACTGCTCCCCTTGatgttttctacattttctttctttaaattcaattctgttgttatttatttatttttatttttgagatcacaatttaattacaatgtttctcccttctttttcctccctctaaagTATAAAATCTAAACCCTTTCATAGATCCCTCCCTTCcacactctctttcaaattcatggcctcacttttcattgtgtgtatgtgtgtgtgtgtgtgtgtgtgtgtgtgtgtgtgtgtgtgtgtttctaaatataacctgttgttTTTACATTCTTTTGAACACATTTGAGAGATAGAAATGAGTAATTTAATAAGCATTAATTTCATTAGTTCATGTAATTTAAACTGTAATATACTTACTTCTTCTACTGGATCATAGCATTTCCTAGTAGAAGGTAAAATCTCCCACTTCTATctttaaacacagaggccagcacTCAATGTTCAACATGGATGTATTGTTATGAAGCTACAGAGAGCTGAAACACAGATTCCCAGAAACCTGTCCCTGAGAGAAGAACCCACTTGAGAGGCCTCTGTGCCTCTGACCAGGGTCTCAACGACACACAGAAGTCACAACCATGCACCACGAgcaattttattattgttgaacTGAAAGGGTGGGCAGGAGAAGTAGGAAGAGATGGGGAAGTAGGGGAAGGCCTGGACTTCCTGATGGAGTTCATAGTTTGGGTGAGGAGAAGGTTGCTACAGACCTGTACCCGGTCACTTAGCACTCTTCCTCTTTGCAGGGATAAGTGGTACCACCTCTGAGGCAGCGGGGCTGTGGGTGGTGGATTTTCTTGCGTCCAGCAGTGTTCTGAAGCTCTGGCCTTTGAGAGTGGGAAGAACAGCTTCTTGCTGAACAAGAAATCCCACAAGAAGTTGAGCAGGTCGTCAGACAGGGGGCTGGGCATTGGGGAGGTGAACATTTGGGAGCATTTGGGAGCTCCTGAGGCTGTTGCTTCTGCTGTGACATTGCTCGCTCAGCTAATGCTTCAAATCTGCAAGAAAGAGAACACACTGTTATATCAGAGACTAGGAAGCACAGGCCAGTTTTCTCAGGTGCTGAGACTACGATCATTGGAGCCAGCATTAACAACTCAGAGAAGCCTATCCCAAGAGGAAGAACAGTGGATTCTAAAGGGTTGGACTCATCGGGCGTAAATTCTGGTGAGAATTTCTAAGAACTTGTCAATAATCAAGTTAATATCTCATCCCCCTCCTATAAAAGGAAAGTAAAATTTAACTTGTTGAACTAACAGGACACTTTTTCCAAGGCTGATGTCTTCCATCTTCAAGGGTAAAGAACAACCACATGTCTGTCCTTTTGCTACTTGGTTCCTGACCTCAGTTTTCTAAGCCTATACGGTGTCTCTACTGTTTTtctgctctctggcctccattggtTTGTCCCATGTTAGATCATTTCAGAGTTCTTGGCATGGATTTCTAGCTTTTCCCTTTTCCCTGCTACTAATCTTTCCTACTTGGTTTATTAATTTGCCGGGGGAGACACTAGAGAATGCCAAGACTTCCTTAGCAAAGTGTGAGTGAGTGACATCCAAGTGTCTGTTCACCCAAAAGCAGCCTTACCTTCAAGGAAGATGAGTAGACAAGTCACCCCAGGAGGAGCCTGAGGTTTTGTGGGACCAGGACTGAAGGTGCTTTTTTATACATCCTCCAGTTGAAGCCTCCGGGCTACTTGTTATTGGAGGGCAGTCATGGAGTGGATGATCTATCCAGGTGTTTCATAATTCCCAGGGCAGGATTTCTCATCTGTCTACACCTGGGATGAATTTCAAAAGGAATTCTGTGTAAGCAAGTGATGAAAAGGCTGAGGGCTTAGGCTGGCTTGTATAGAAGTGAGTACACCACACAAATCCTATGAGATGAGACAGGATGGGAGACTAGAAAAGGACTTCTTCTGCATTTAGTTTAGGATGTAAGGGAAGATCACCTTTAATCTGTGACCAGAGTCTGAGGAAGACCCTGCTTGTATCCTGGTACCTATGACTGAACATCCAGCTCAGCACCATGCTCTCCATGGGACTTACCTAGTTTTATAGTCACATCAGAGTCCCAGGTCCTCTGAACTCAGATCTACAGCTGTCCCAAGTCATAGTGACCTAGATACATATCTTATCTCCTCTAGTAAACTGAATGACAGATCCTTGTCATTATCACTTCTGCATTCCTAGAGCCTGATGCTATTTCCAACATATGCCAAAAATGCTCATTAATGTTTGATGAAGAGCTCAATTTACTCTATTTTAGAGCAGAGCTTGTGTCCCAGGGGAAAAAAGCAGGGAAATAAGACCCAGCTCATTTCTCTTTAtagttagatttttttatttttatttttattccctttTTGTGAGCACTCTTTCCAAATCTGTGGGTGGACTTTGCCTGGCACAACAGACTGAGAGTAGGGAGGAGAGAAAACATTCATAAATGCCCATCTTTAAATACAATTGAGGATCTGTGTGTTGATCAAGACACTCCATGGAAAAGTTTTTTACAAAGCAAaagtttttcttcatcttttatgAAAATTGATATTATCCCATACTTTCCTTGTTAGAGTGAAAATCTTTTCATCTAAATATTGTTTCTCACTTCCAAGTGTTTCCATCTGGGAATCACTGTTGATGTGCACATTTCATTAAAAAGTGATGATGATCTTGGCAGTGTGGGGCAGGCCTTGCTGCCTCTACCCATCCCTAAAAACATACTATAATGTAGAAACAACTGACTAAGTGAGAAAAGATGAAATTTGATTGTAGGAGCAGTCCTCAAAGACCCCAAATCAGACTGGAGACAAAGGTGGACATGATTGGGATACAGGATAAGGAATAAGGGTCCTAACCAGggtagaaaacagaacaaaataaaaaagaattgcttATGGAGGGCTAAACCCAGGGATAAACTCATCCTTTACCTCTGAGAAGGTTTGAGGATGTAGAATGGACGAAGGGAATTTAAAATACTTGTGAAAACACAGCAGGTAGGAGAATGGTCTGATCTATGTCATCCCATAAAGAGAGGGCCCTAGAAAGAGTGCATCTAATTGGCATGATCTCAGTGATTAAAGAACATCTTCCTTCACTTGTGTGCCTCTCTTCCCTCTCACCCTCTTAGGCACCAGACAAGCCTCTGGCTGCTCCTTGGCATGCTTCCTGTGCACTGAACCGTAGTGGGAAGGCAGCATGAGAGTGATCCCAACGTAttgctcttccttttccccaaCCCAGACCTGCAGCATGTAATTCCCCACTATGGAGACTTCACACGCCACAAAAGCATTTATTTGAGCTTCACCAACAATTCATTGTTTATAGGCCTCATACAAGGactatgaattttttttccctctggggTTTCTGCCAAGAGTATTTCTGCCCAGGATGAATTAAGTATACATGACTATTTCATGTATTTTCCATCCTGTGCATTATAGTAGAAACCACCCAAAGGAATCTCTAAGTGCAGTCAGTTTTATCATAGTGAGTCTTATCAACATGTAGGGTACTGTGGGGATTGATTCTAGAAGGGCTTGCACTTGCAGTAGAGGATGTTGATCTAGGTTTGCCTTGTCACTAGGGAGCCTCCTCAGGTTGTTCTCTCTTCAAATGAACTTACACATCTCGCCACTTGCACATCAGGACCCCAAAAATTTGTTCTTAAATTTCAACTCCTCCTCTCATTCTGGTTCAGGTATTTAAGAGTAGAATTTTATAGTTTGATAGTAATAAAATACCTACTATAAACATGATGCAAGAAAGCACAGACCCCTACCTCATGCTTTAAAGAGTTCTCCTAGAAAgagaagtgtagctagagttttccagtcctgcctggcccatggtcaggacaaatctctttcacccaccagtcccacagccgttcagacccaatcaagtaaacgcacagagacttatattgcttacaaactatatggccatagcaggcttcttgttatctaattcttacatcttaaattaacccatctctattaatctataagttgccacatggcttactggtatcttttacatgttgcttgtcatggcggcggctgacagtgtctctccacttcagccttcctgttcccagaattctcttctctgcttgtcccgcctatacttcctgcctggctactggccaatcagtgttttatttatacagagcactACCTGTTAGTTAACTGGCCGTGTtttgtgctcttaccctgcaagaaaatgtcacaaa includes:
- the Lce6a gene encoding late cornified envelope protein 6A, producing the protein MSQQKQQPQELPNAPKCSPPQCPAPCLTTCSTSCGISCSARSCSSHSQRPELQNTAGRKKIHHPQPRCLRGGTTYPCKEEEC